The DNA sequence ATTTTTTACTATAAACTTCTAAATAATTTCCACTTTATAATTGTAGAATGTTGCACCTTTTCAAATCTTTCATTTTGTTTTTAAAGACTTAAAGAACTCTTTTATTTTACATTATATATTTTCTATATTTTTAAAGCAAATTTCTCTTGTGCGTTGTCCAGGACATACTATACAATTTTTAAATTATGGTTATTCTTAGTATATCAGAGTATGCCAGAAAAATATTAAAATTATCAGAAAGACTTTTTATTCTCGCTAAGGGTACCCTTAATAAGTTGGACACCAGGTATAAAGAATGCTTCTTCTTAATCGGTACGCCTAAGTTCTCCCCAATCTTTCCCATCTTTTTTCCGAAATATCTTTTTTACCTATTTCGATAAATTCGTCAATGATCTTTTGTTGCAATATTTTTTCCATCACCAGATTTTTAGAGATCTTTATTTGATGTCTAAATCCATTGGCAGGATAATCATTTTTAAAAGCAAGGACATTAATGCTGTTGTCATCATAAAACACTTTAATCTCATAATTATTTTTCTCAAAAGAATAAGATATTTGTTTATATAAATACATTCCCATAATTTCTTCATCCTCCACGATTTTATAACTTAAATTCTTCAGGTTCTGCGCTTTTATAACTATCCTGACAGCCTTTAAATGCCTGGTTAATGGCATCCCACATTTTCCTTAATTGTTTTTCATCCCAGTTGTACATTCGTTTATTGGAACATTGGGATAAACCTCGAAAACTGTCCAGAACTCTTCTAACTCTTCTTTCAGCCACCCGCTTAAAGCGTTGTTCTTTCGTTTCACCTTTCATATAATACCTCCTAATAGTTACAGTATTTATTATTTAATATACACAAAAAAAGCTGTGATGTCAATCATTATATCATAAATAATGATGATAAAAAAATAAGATAGGGAGATAGTTCGATTGACATAGTTAGTTTATTCTCTTATAATAAAATGAGGTGATTTTATATAAAGAAACTCAAGTTAAGAAGCTGTACAGGGTATTAACATATTGCTAATAGGAATTAACCAAAGTAATACCTTTTAATGTGATCAGGATAAAGCATTTTTTTGAATTCAATATATAGGGCAAGTGGAAAAAGTAAATGAAAAAAACTTATCAGCAGTCTATTGACGAGATTGTTAAATATAATAAAACTGATTTAAAAACAGGGTTGTCCTCAGCTGAAGTAGAAAAGCGATTGGATGAGATAGGGCTCAATCAATTAGAGGAAAAGAAAGGCCGCACTCTATGGGATATGTTTTTGGGTCAATTTAAAGATGTTCTAGTGCTTATTTTACTTATTTCCGCTTTAGTATCATTTATTTTAGGGGAAGTTAGTGATGCTATTGTTATTACCATCATCTTAATTTTAAATGCCACTCTAGGGGTAGTCCAGGAGTATAAAGCAGAGAAGTCATTAGCAGCATTAAAGAAACTGACCACACCAAATGCTTTGGTAATAAGAAATGGAAAACAGGTAAAGATTAAAGCTGCTCAATTAGTGCCGGGTGATATTGTTCTTTTGGAATCTGGTGACCACATACCCGCTGACCTTCGCCTTACCTGGGTAACTAACTTTAAAATACAAGAGGCTATCCTAACCGGCGAATCAGTACCTGTTGAGAAAAAAAGTGACTTAATAGATAAAGAAGGTCTTTCTATTGGTGATCAGAATAATCTGGCTTTTATGGGGACTTCAGTTATCTCCGGAAGGGGTAGAGGGATTGTAGTAAATACAGGGATGAAAACAGAGATGGGTCAGATTGCAAAAATGTTAGAAGAACAAAAACAAGAAGAAACTCCACTACAAAAAAAATTAAACCAAGTTGGTAAAAAACTAGGTTTAATTATCTTGATGGTAGTGGCATTTGTAGTTTTGTTAGGTTATTTACGCGGTATTGAATTCTTTGAGATGTTTCTTGTGGGAATTTCTCTGGCTGTTGCCGCCGTACCGGAAGGGTTGCCTGCAGTGGTAACGATTGTGTTAGCACTTGGAGTACAAAGAATGATAAAAAAACACGTTATTGTCAGGCGTTTACCGGCGGTAGAAACCTTAGGCGCAACGACGGTTATTTGCTCTGATAAAACCGGGACTTTAACTCAGAATCAAATGACAATAAGAAAATTAATTCTTCCGGAGAAAAATATCGAAGTAGAAGGAGAAGGTTATCTGCCGGATGGGAAATTTTATCAAACCGAGCAAGAAATTCTTCCTCAAACAGATCCGGATCTGTCCTTATTATTAAAAGGAGCAGCTCTCTGTAATAACGCCGAACTACAAAAGAATATTGATAATGATCAGTGGGAAATTATTGGTGATCCTACCGAAGGTGCTCTGGTAGTAACCGCCGCAAAAGCTGGTTATAATAAGAAAAAATTGGAAGAAGATTATCCTCGAGTGAATGAATTTCCCTTTGATTCAGATCGTAAACAAATGTCCACTATTCATCAGACAACCGATGGAAACCAAATTGTTTTTGTAAAGGGAGCTCCCGATCAAGTGTTAGATGGTTGTAAATATTATCAGAAAAATGGTAAGACAAAAGAGATGGGAGAATCCATAAAAAATAAGGTTTTATCTCAGAATAGAGAATTGGCACAGGAAGCATTACGGGTTTTAGCTGTGGCTTATAAATTAGTGGATATTAAGAAAATAGAAAATTCCCCTAGAATTAATGAAATAAAAGATACTGAAAGTGAACTAATCTTTTTAGGATTAACAGCTATGATTGATCCGCCTCGTAAAGAGGCTATTGAATCAGTAAAAACCTGTCTTAGAGCCGGCATACATCCGATTATGATTACGGGAGATTATTCTCTTACTGCAAAAGCAATAGCGACCGAATTGGGTATTTACCGTTTAGGAGATGGAGTAATCACCGGGAATGATTTAGAAAAAATGTCTCAATCTGAATTAGAAAAGGCAGTGGGAAATACCACCATCTTTGCCCGGGTATCCCCACGTCATAAATGTCGTATTGTAAGTGCTTTACAGAAGAATAAACAAATAGTAGCCATGACCGGTGATGGAGTAAATGATGCACCAGCCCTAAAGGAATCGAATATCGGGATTGCCATGGGCATTACCGGAACAGATGTTAGCAAAGAAGCCTCCGATATGATCCTAACCGATGATAATTTTGCTTCTATAGTAAGTGCTGTTGAAGAAGGACGAAAGATTTATCAGAATATTAAAAAATTCATCCATTATTTGGTTTCCTGTAATCTAGGCGAAATAATTGCCATATCTGGTGCTATTTTAGTGGGATTACCTAGTCCATTAATTCCTATTCAAATACTCTGGGTGAATTTGATTACCGATGGTTTGCCTGCTCTTGCCTTGGGTTTAGAACCTACAGAAGAAGACATTATGAGAAGACCGCCTCGCGACCCGAATAAAGGAATATTTTCGGGTAAAATGGGTTTTAATATCTTTTCTCAAGGTATTTTTATCGGATTTCTCACCTTAGGTGCTTTTTACCTAGGTATTAGCTTTTATTCCCTGGATATTGCCAGAACGATGGCCTTTGCTACCCTTAGCTTTTCTCAATTGTCTCAATCACTAAACTCTCGCTCTGAAAAATTTTCTATTTTTAAAATAGGTTTATTTAGTAATCTTTATTTAATTATGGCTATTGTTATTTCCGGTTTCTTACAATTTATCGTAATTTCAATAGCTCCCGTGCAATTTATTTTTAAAACAGTTCCCTTAACTTTAAATCAATGCTGGATTATTATTATTTTATCTTTATCTCCGATATTATATGTTGAACTTCTTAAGCTAATGAAGCTCACTTATAAAAAATAAACGAATTCATTTACCCTCATTATTACTATAATTTATCAATCCCATGTTGTTTAAGCCATTCTTCAAACCCACCTTTTTCTTCAAAAAATTCTTTGTCATAATTTTCCTCTAACTTTTTTATCTGGGCAGCCAGCAAAGGTTGATTGTGAAGCAATTCATCTATCTTTTTTTCAAAATAAATACTCTTTATCACCAAATCGTTCAAGTCAAGATCTATTTTCAATATCTGCACCAGCTTCTCGGTAATTGCCTTTATCGCTTTGGGATTTCGGGTTTGGATATAAACTGGTATTTCTGCAACGAAAGTAGTCATTTCTATCCCTTTCTGGGGAGAAAGCTTGGTCAGTAAAGTAGTAAAGCTTGACGGACCCTGATAATTAGTCCATCTAATTCCCATCTCTTTGAGTTCTGCTTTTTGCTTTATATCAGATACAGAAGCGGATATCCTTATTCCTCGGGTGTGAGGAGTTGGTCCAGCAACGCTTCCTACGAAATATATTTTTTTTACTCCAAATGCTTCAGCTATTTTAAAGATACAATTAGCATATTCGTTCCAGTTAAGATTCGGCTCTTTACCGGAAAATAAGATCAAATTATTCTTTTCCTCATAGAAAAATTCATTTTGAGGATATTGAAAGTCTATAATTAAACCATCTTGAATTTTGGTGTTAGGTCTGAATTGAGCTGCCTCATACATTGCTCCGGGAAAATTAAAAAGATAAAATCTCTGAGCGTCTATCTCAGCAAATCTGTTGAAATGTAGTTTAAATCTTAAATATTGGATAGTGCCAGTGGAGACATTTCCTCCATCCATCCAACCCGAAAAACCCATAACCATGATTGGATTTTTTAATCGCGGTCTGTGGTAAATTCTTAAGTTTTCCATTTCTATCCCCCTTTCTTTTTAAAGTAAAAATAAATTAAAAACCCTATTATAAATATTTTATCATAATGAAGTAAAATATCGAAACGCTATGTTTGGCAATAAATTGAGGTATTGCAATATCATAAAATTATTCAATACAGCTCTTTCTAATATGTCCGACAATGTAGATATATTAATTATCATAGTCAGGTGAGCTGAAAAAAGGGAGGCGAGAGGGGCATGACCAACAAGCAATCTTTCTTTATGTGTTTTCTCTGTGCTAAAAGATTAATCTTCATATTTCCATTTCTTTTTGATTTCTATCAATAAAGTTTTTTTTAGTTTGACAGTTAAAATATTTTTTCAGCAATATTTCCAATTCTTCTGTTGCTTTCATCACCTTTTCTTTATTAGTTTGGAATCCATCGATAGGAAAAAAGATATTTTTTGAATCTTCATCAATCTTACCAATATTTGATTGTCTCCAAATCCATCTTCTGGTTCTGATTCTTTTCGCATCGGCGTAGACTAATTCTCCGTTATCTAAAATTTCCGCTCCCTCTTCTCCTAAAGGGATAAAAGTATCTCCCTTTTTGGAAAATCTTACCGCAATTTCTCCTTCTAAAGCATCTATGTCATGTGCCCCCATGGGTAGTATATATTTTAAAGAAATATAATTTACCAAATCTACCACAGGATTTATGGAAGGTAAAACATTACCCTTGGAGATTCTTTTTACCATCGCTTCCACTGAACTCAAAAATTTATTGGGGTTAAGATTTAGCTGAGTAAAAGCATCTCGATAGAGGAGGATCTCTGGATATTCTTTTAAATTTATCCCCGCAAGATTATTCTTGAGGTTGCTCATTTCTTTTTTCATTAGGTTATATATTTCGAGAGTGCTTTGCTGATTATTAATCTGCTTCCCTACGATAATACCAAAATATAAGTTTGGTAATTTTTTAAACACTTCATTGTATATTTTAAATTTCATAGTCAGTTCTCCTTAAAATACCTTACTTTTACAAATATCCAAACCGTAGTTTTTATTTTTTTAGAAATTCCTCGGTCTTTAAAATACGGGCATACCCTGCAGAAAGGGTCTGTGCCGAGGCTAATTTAATCTGCGCTTGATCTAACATGCCTAGATTTGGTGTACCGGTAGCATCGATAATAAAATCAACATAATAATCTCGGTCATGGGCTTCTCGAGCGGTAGATTCACAACAAAAGTTAGTCATGAACCCTACGATAACCACTTGGTTGACCTTTAATTTATTTAAAAGATCAGCTAAGTTGGTATTAAGAAAAGAATTATATCGATTTTTAATAATTTCAGGTGCGTTCTTAATTATAATGAGATCATCGATGTATTCTGCTTCTAATGATCCTTTTCTAAACCCTATTTTGCTTGTTTTTCCGTTAAAATCGTACATTCTACCGGCATCTGAGCCATCCGGATTATGTAAATGTCTAATATAAACTATAGGTAAATTTTTATTTTCAAAATATTTGATTATTTTATTAATGTTTTTGATTACACTTTCACTATTATTTACTTTTAATCTAGAATGATTTAAAGAATAAACCTTTTGAGCGTCTATGACTAATAGAGCAATATTTTTCATTATTATCTCCTTTAGTGATAATATTATGATAATTGTTTAATTCATCTTTGAATTATATTATAATATAAATAAAGGCAATAATCACCTTCTATTTTAATACTAACTTTAATACAAGAAAAAAGACCTTTCCTGAGCTATCCCAATCGGGTATTTTTCTTAAGGGGCTCTATAATACAAAAATTTGGAAAGAATGAATGAAGAATTCATTTTCAAGAGAAAACGAAATTAAAGTTTATTTTTGCATCTAAATTTTACTAAACAGGAAAAAATCTGAGGAGGAGTTGCCGATGAAAAATAAAAAGGGCTTTACCTTAATTTCATTATTAATAGTAGCCACACTTATCGGATTATCTGCCTTGATCGGGTTAAGATTCTATTCCGGTAATACTGGCTACCAGCAAGGAAAGACAGAAAATACCATTTTTCAGGAAAAGGCTAAAGACACTCTAGTGCAAGCTAATGCTGAAACCATTCAAAGCTTATTACAGGCAGCGCTTGCTGATGGAGATATCAATCGTAATGAGGCTGTAGAACTGGCTCAAAATGCCGGTTTGCAGAATCCTTATAATGAAGAGATGATGAATACCTCAGAATGGTTTCCGGAGATGGCTGATACCCCTGGTGAAATTCAGATTACCTTACTGGAAAACACTTTTTATATTCAAGGATATGGAGCTGATGGCTTACTTCTTGGTGTACTTACAGTAGAAAAATAATATAATAGATAAACATATCCGTCTCTATCTTAAAAGTAATAATTATCATTGACAAGAAGTATCGATTGTGATATTAATACCACAAGTATGAAAAATACTAAATATCCGATAAGTAGAACAATTCAGAAAAAAAGGAGAAAAAAATGCATAATCATTCTGATTTATATTTTACTACGGTTACTGTAGGGAAAAAAGGTCAAATTATTATTCCCGCAAAATTACGAAAAGAACTTTCAATTGCTCCCGAAGAACAATTAGTTATCCTTTCCGGCCTTCATCAGGAAGGTTTTGTGGTGTTAAAAACTCAGTCATTTATTGAAAGGCAGGAGAAGTTTAAAAAATTGACGGAACAATTATTTGGTGGAAATACCACTAGTACGAAAGTATAAAAACAGTTGAAAAATAAAGAAAACAAGGAGTGATGAAAATGAAATTGCAAAAAAGCCATTTTTCAAGGAGAGCATTTTTTACCCTTCTCTTGGGAGTAATATTTTTAATGGTAAGTCCTTTAGTTGTCTTTGCAGCTTCCTCCCCAATTAATTTAAATTTGCAAGAGAGTATTCAAATTGCTTTGGAAAACAATATAGGTTTTAAAATAGCTGAATCGACGGTAGATGTAAGTCAGGCTCAAGTGAAAGAGGTCGAAGGAGCAAAGAAACTGAATATGAAATTAAAAGGCGGCATCCTTCAGATGAGCGAAACCCTTGACGAAGAAGATGTTGCGGCAGGAGATTACAGCAATCTTTTTGATCTTGCTCCGTTAGCCCCGGTTATTTCTATTAGCGCGTCGAAAATTATATATAGCGGTGGAAAAATAAAATCACTCATTGATCAGGCAGAGGCCAATAAGCAAATTTCTTTGAACGACCTGGAGAAAGAAAAACAAGCAATTATTTATAAAGTTACAGAGGCTTATTACCAAGTTCTGCAAACCGAAGGAATAAAAAGAGTCAGCGCTCAGGCAGTCAAGCAGATGCAAGCTCATTTGGAAACATCAGAAGCACTGTTACAAGAAGGAATGATTGCTCCGATAGATTTGAATCAAATTAAATCACAATTATCCAATCTCGAACACAATCTGATCAAGGCAGAAAATAGTTATGAGTTGGCTATGTATAATATTAATTCTATTATGGGTATTGATCTAAATGCAAAATGGCTATTGGAGAATAATCTATCCTACGAGCCCTGCGCAATTAAGCTAGAAGATGCTTTAGTTCAGGCTGGAGAGAATCGATCCGAAATCATGAATATTGCCCAACAAAAAAGAATAATGGAAGAAATGGTTGATGTAGCCAAAAGCAATAGAAAACCCCAGGTAGTATTCAATGCTGAGTCGGGAATAACCGGCTGGCAGGCTATGATCGTAGCAGAATATTCTCTATTGGATGGTGGTGTTAACAAAGCCAAAATTGAACAAGCGGAGATAAAACTTGCTCAGGTAGCCCAAAGTGAAAAGCAAGTGAGGCAATTAGTTGAGTTTGAAGTACGTTCTGCTTATTTAAATATGAAAGAAGCTGAAAAATTAATTAAGGTAGCCGAAGAAGGCATACAAAATTCGCAGGAAAGCTTTCGAATTGCCCAGGTAAAATATAATGAAGGTATTGCAACAAATACAGAAGTGATTGATGCCCAAAGTACCCTTATTGAAGCTGAGACAAACTTTTTAAATGCTCTTTATGATTATAATATCAATCGCTCTGCCTTAATTAAAGCAATGGGAGCAGGTAGCTGACCAAAAGAAATATGTAAAGATAACCCCTGGTTATTGTTTATTATTACCTTATTTTATGATAAGCATTTTTAAGGATCATGAGTTACTAAAATAAAAAAGAAACTTAATTAGAAGAAAGAGGAAATATTTTATGAAAATTAAGAAAAGAAAACTGTTTTTTATCTTTTTAGTTATGGTTATTATCGGTTTATTGGCATTTAGAATCACCAATAGATTGAGCGAAAGACAGCAGGAAGATGTTTCAAAATCACAAGAAAAACAAGAAGTTATTATTCCGGTAAGAACTGCGCTAGTAGAAAAAGGTGAAGTTAATTCTTTTTTAAAAGTTACCGGTGTAGTGGAAGCGAATGAAACAGTCAGGGTAACTTCTGAGATTATGGGACAGGCAAAAGTAGTAAAAGTTAAAGAAGGTGAAGAAGTTAAGAAGGGCGATATACTCATTATTCTAAGCGATGAGCAAATTAAGATTCAGGTGGCCCAAGCTCAGGCGACCTTGGATTCTATACAAGCCTCTTCTGATAAAATAAAATCCGGGGCGCGGCCGCAAGAAATTAAACAGGCAGAGTCAGCCCTGCTTCAAGCGAAAATGAATCGGGATAGTGTAGAGGAAAATTATCTGAGAATGAAAACACTTTTTTCTGAAAAAGCTATATCTGAACAGCAATATGAGCAGGCAAAAAATCAATATGAGATAGCAAGCGTTCAGTACCAGTCTGCCCAGGAAAGCTATGAATTAATCATAGAAGGTGCTGCGGAAGAAGATATAAAATCAATTGAGGCTCAGGTAAGACAGGCTAAAGCCGCATTGGATATGGCAAAGTATCAATTGAAAAATACCCAGATTACTGCTCCTATTAATGGTAAAGTGACTTCTGTTTCTGTAAGCTCAGGTGAAATGGTTTCGCCTTCCGTCCCTTTATTGTCTATTATAGATGTAAGCAGTATATTTGTTAAAGTAGGGATTTCAGAGAAAGATATTTCCAAAATAAAAGAAGGCCAAATGGTAAATCTTGAAATCGATGCTTTTCCCAAAGAAAAATTCCAGGGGAAAATCGTTTCCAAAGGTGTAGCAGTGGATCAAATAAGTAAG is a window from the Candidatus Atribacteria bacterium genome containing:
- a CDS encoding efflux RND transporter periplasmic adaptor subunit, encoding MKIKKRKLFFIFLVMVIIGLLAFRITNRLSERQQEDVSKSQEKQEVIIPVRTALVEKGEVNSFLKVTGVVEANETVRVTSEIMGQAKVVKVKEGEEVKKGDILIILSDEQIKIQVAQAQATLDSIQASSDKIKSGARPQEIKQAESALLQAKMNRDSVEENYLRMKTLFSEKAISEQQYEQAKNQYEIASVQYQSAQESYELIIEGAAEEDIKSIEAQVRQAKAALDMAKYQLKNTQITAPINGKVTSVSVSSGEMVSPSVPLLSIIDVSSIFVKVGISEKDISKIKEGQMVNLEIDAFPKEKFQGKIVSKGVAVDQISKTLEVKIEIIEPKVAIPIGVFARGDILVETNQDALIIPSSALTRKKEGIYVFVIEEGIARQKEVTLGIIQGEKIEILNGLSEGEKIVILGNQELEDGLKVEVLDKEE
- a CDS encoding calcium-translocating P-type ATPase, SERCA-type, translating into MKKTYQQSIDEIVKYNKTDLKTGLSSAEVEKRLDEIGLNQLEEKKGRTLWDMFLGQFKDVLVLILLISALVSFILGEVSDAIVITIILILNATLGVVQEYKAEKSLAALKKLTTPNALVIRNGKQVKIKAAQLVPGDIVLLESGDHIPADLRLTWVTNFKIQEAILTGESVPVEKKSDLIDKEGLSIGDQNNLAFMGTSVISGRGRGIVVNTGMKTEMGQIAKMLEEQKQEETPLQKKLNQVGKKLGLIILMVVAFVVLLGYLRGIEFFEMFLVGISLAVAAVPEGLPAVVTIVLALGVQRMIKKHVIVRRLPAVETLGATTVICSDKTGTLTQNQMTIRKLILPEKNIEVEGEGYLPDGKFYQTEQEILPQTDPDLSLLLKGAALCNNAELQKNIDNDQWEIIGDPTEGALVVTAAKAGYNKKKLEEDYPRVNEFPFDSDRKQMSTIHQTTDGNQIVFVKGAPDQVLDGCKYYQKNGKTKEMGESIKNKVLSQNRELAQEALRVLAVAYKLVDIKKIENSPRINEIKDTESELIFLGLTAMIDPPRKEAIESVKTCLRAGIHPIMITGDYSLTAKAIATELGIYRLGDGVITGNDLEKMSQSELEKAVGNTTIFARVSPRHKCRIVSALQKNKQIVAMTGDGVNDAPALKESNIGIAMGITGTDVSKEASDMILTDDNFASIVSAVEEGRKIYQNIKKFIHYLVSCNLGEIIAISGAILVGLPSPLIPIQILWVNLITDGLPALALGLEPTEEDIMRRPPRDPNKGIFSGKMGFNIFSQGIFIGFLTLGAFYLGISFYSLDIARTMAFATLSFSQLSQSLNSRSEKFSIFKIGLFSNLYLIMAIVISGFLQFIVISIAPVQFIFKTVPLTLNQCWIIIILSLSPILYVELLKLMKLTYKK
- a CDS encoding cysteine hydrolase yields the protein MKNIALLVIDAQKVYSLNHSRLKVNNSESVIKNINKIIKYFENKNLPIVYIRHLHNPDGSDAGRMYDFNGKTSKIGFRKGSLEAEYIDDLIIIKNAPEIIKNRYNSFLNTNLADLLNKLKVNQVVIVGFMTNFCCESTAREAHDRDYYVDFIIDATGTPNLGMLDQAQIKLASAQTLSAGYARILKTEEFLKK
- a CDS encoding type II secretion system protein encodes the protein MKNKKGFTLISLLIVATLIGLSALIGLRFYSGNTGYQQGKTENTIFQEKAKDTLVQANAETIQSLLQAALADGDINRNEAVELAQNAGLQNPYNEEMMNTSEWFPEMADTPGEIQITLLENTFYIQGYGADGLLLGVLTVEK
- a CDS encoding TolC family protein yields the protein MKMKLQKSHFSRRAFFTLLLGVIFLMVSPLVVFAASSPINLNLQESIQIALENNIGFKIAESTVDVSQAQVKEVEGAKKLNMKLKGGILQMSETLDEEDVAAGDYSNLFDLAPLAPVISISASKIIYSGGKIKSLIDQAEANKQISLNDLEKEKQAIIYKVTEAYYQVLQTEGIKRVSAQAVKQMQAHLETSEALLQEGMIAPIDLNQIKSQLSNLEHNLIKAENSYELAMYNINSIMGIDLNAKWLLENNLSYEPCAIKLEDALVQAGENRSEIMNIAQQKRIMEEMVDVAKSNRKPQVVFNAESGITGWQAMIVAEYSLLDGGVNKAKIEQAEIKLAQVAQSEKQVRQLVEFEVRSAYLNMKEAEKLIKVAEEGIQNSQESFRIAQVKYNEGIATNTEVIDAQSTLIEAETNFLNALYDYNINRSALIKAMGAGS